The following are encoded together in the Azospirillum lipoferum 4B genome:
- a CDS encoding S41 family peptidase has protein sequence MSSMARRLRRSIRLSAFQLSASALLASTAVAAPSQSLPASAPPPVSEQVFAVGFGKIAEVYLDSVSFNRLGLDGLKGLSALDPAVTVERAGGTVRLYVSGTLAAEYGAAPDADAGGWAALTTRVIDRARSHSPVLSKATPERLYQVVFDGITADLDGYSRYTGVQRATNERAQREGYGGVGISLDSNANGRVTVHDIMPHSPAERAGIIDGEQLLAIDGDLTARMTQAEMRDRLRGPTGTLVTLTVARDNGPPRRLPLRRERVVPNTITYSLSGDVGIVKLDRFNATTASSLRTAVNTLRQTAGPTLNGMVLDLRGNPGGLLDQAVAVADLFMRRGRIISTEGRNPESRQRFDANPDDLLDGLPLVVLVDGRSASSAEVVASALQDSGRAVVVGASSYGKGSVQTVTRLPNDGELFLTWSRIYTPAGYTLHRQGVQPTVCTSRAGQTDPDSLLSDLREGRLRPAQIASWRSKAADDEKALSALREACPWKEHEPDLDLKVAMRLLAEPALYQRAVASAVVNTVAER, from the coding sequence ATGTCGAGCATGGCACGCCGCCTGCGCCGCTCCATTCGCCTTTCCGCCTTCCAGCTATCCGCCTCGGCGCTGCTCGCTTCCACCGCCGTCGCGGCCCCCAGCCAATCCCTTCCGGCCAGCGCGCCGCCGCCCGTCAGCGAGCAGGTCTTCGCCGTCGGCTTCGGCAAGATCGCCGAGGTCTATCTGGACTCCGTGTCCTTCAACCGCCTGGGCCTGGACGGGCTGAAGGGCCTGAGCGCCCTCGATCCCGCCGTGACGGTGGAGCGCGCCGGCGGCACCGTACGCCTGTACGTGTCGGGTACGCTCGCCGCGGAGTACGGGGCGGCACCCGACGCCGACGCCGGCGGCTGGGCGGCGCTGACCACCCGCGTCATCGACCGCGCGCGCAGCCATTCCCCCGTCCTGTCCAAGGCGACGCCGGAACGGCTGTACCAGGTGGTGTTCGACGGCATCACCGCCGATCTCGACGGCTATTCCCGCTATACCGGCGTCCAGCGCGCGACCAACGAGCGGGCGCAGCGCGAAGGCTATGGCGGCGTCGGCATCTCGCTGGACAGCAACGCCAACGGCCGCGTCACCGTGCATGACATCATGCCGCACAGCCCGGCCGAACGCGCCGGCATCATCGACGGCGAACAGCTTCTGGCGATCGACGGCGACCTGACGGCGCGGATGACCCAGGCCGAGATGCGCGACCGGCTGCGCGGCCCGACGGGCACCCTGGTCACGCTGACCGTCGCCCGCGACAACGGTCCGCCGCGCCGCCTGCCGCTGCGGCGGGAGCGTGTGGTGCCCAACACCATCACCTATTCGCTGTCCGGCGACGTCGGCATCGTCAAGCTCGACCGCTTCAACGCCACCACCGCCTCCAGCCTGCGAACGGCGGTCAACACCCTCCGCCAGACCGCCGGCCCGACCCTGAACGGAATGGTGCTGGATTTGCGCGGCAATCCGGGCGGGCTGCTGGATCAGGCGGTCGCGGTGGCGGACCTGTTCATGCGCCGCGGCCGGATCATCTCCACCGAAGGGCGCAATCCGGAAAGCCGCCAGCGCTTCGATGCCAACCCCGACGACCTGCTGGACGGGCTGCCGCTGGTGGTGCTGGTCGACGGCCGCTCCGCCTCCTCGGCGGAGGTGGTGGCGTCGGCGCTGCAGGACTCCGGCCGCGCTGTGGTGGTGGGTGCGTCCAGCTACGGCAAGGGCAGCGTCCAGACCGTCACCCGGCTGCCCAACGACGGCGAGCTGTTCCTGACCTGGAGCCGCATCTACACGCCGGCCGGCTACACCCTGCACCGCCAGGGCGTGCAGCCCACCGTCTGCACCAGCCGGGCCGGACAGACCGATCCGGACTCCCTGCTGTCCGACCTGCGCGAAGGGCGCTTGCGTCCGGCACAGATCGCCAGCTGGCGGTCCAAGGCGGCCGACGACGAAAAGGCGCTGAGCGCCCTGCGCGAAGCCTGCCCCTGGAAGGAGCATGAGCCCGACCTGGACCTGAAGGTCGCCATGCGGCTGCTGGCCGAGCCGGCTCTGTACCAGCGCGCGGTCGCCAGCGCCGTGGTCAACACGGTGGCGGAGCGCTGA
- the leuA gene encoding 2-isopropylmalate synthase: MSTAIQTSTATNIPTLPKSPSKYAPFPQVKLTDRQWPSRTLDKAPMWCSVDLRDGNQALIEPMGPDRKRAMYDLLLRMGFKEIEVGFPAASQTDFDFCREVIDEGKIPDGVTIQVLTQSREELIRRTFDGIKGAKRAIVHLYNSTSELQRRVVFGLDRQGIIDIAVAGTKLIKQLAAETPETEIVLQYSPESFTGTELDFAVEICEAVMETWGASPTNKVILNLPATVEMSMPNVHADQIEWFCRTLKNRESAIISLHPHNDRGTGVAAAELGLLAGADRVEGTLFGNGERTGNVDVVTLALNMFTQGVDPELNIDDINEIVRVSEYCTQLPVHPRHPYAGELVFTAFSGSHQDAINKGLKALTKSNTGKWEVPYLPIDPQDLGRSYEAVIRINSQSGKGGIAYVLEKDYGLQIPRRLQIEFSKVVQRVADETGKELSPADIHAAFKAEYLDADSPLELVEHSTEPRGPNSGARVMSVVMRRNGEIVTTKGKGNGPIDAFLDALRQGCGTDMHVVDYREHAIGSGEDAQACAYVEVKAGDKTLFGVGIDADIVTASLRALVSAANRAAR, translated from the coding sequence ATGAGCACCGCGATCCAAACCAGCACCGCGACCAATATCCCGACCCTGCCGAAGTCCCCGTCCAAATACGCCCCCTTCCCCCAGGTGAAGCTGACCGACCGCCAATGGCCGTCGCGCACCCTGGACAAGGCGCCGATGTGGTGCTCGGTCGACCTGCGCGACGGCAACCAGGCGCTGATCGAGCCGATGGGGCCGGACCGCAAGCGCGCGATGTACGACCTGCTGCTGCGCATGGGCTTCAAGGAGATCGAGGTCGGCTTCCCCGCCGCGTCGCAGACCGATTTCGACTTCTGCCGCGAGGTCATCGACGAGGGCAAGATCCCCGACGGCGTCACCATCCAGGTGCTGACCCAGTCGCGTGAGGAGCTGATCCGCCGCACCTTCGACGGCATCAAGGGCGCCAAGCGCGCCATCGTCCACCTGTACAACTCCACCTCGGAACTGCAGCGCCGCGTGGTGTTCGGGCTGGACCGCCAGGGCATCATCGACATCGCCGTCGCCGGCACCAAGCTGATCAAGCAGCTGGCCGCCGAGACGCCGGAAACCGAGATCGTCCTGCAATACTCGCCGGAGAGCTTCACCGGCACCGAATTGGACTTCGCGGTCGAGATCTGCGAGGCGGTGATGGAGACCTGGGGCGCCTCGCCGACCAACAAGGTCATCCTGAACCTGCCGGCCACGGTCGAGATGTCGATGCCGAACGTGCATGCCGACCAGATCGAGTGGTTCTGCCGCACCCTGAAGAACCGCGAGTCGGCGATCATCTCGCTGCACCCGCACAACGACCGCGGCACCGGCGTCGCTGCGGCCGAGCTGGGCCTGCTGGCCGGTGCCGACCGCGTCGAGGGCACCCTGTTCGGCAACGGCGAGCGCACCGGCAACGTCGATGTCGTCACGCTGGCGCTGAACATGTTCACCCAGGGCGTCGATCCAGAACTGAACATCGACGACATCAACGAGATCGTCCGCGTTTCCGAATACTGCACGCAGCTGCCGGTCCATCCGCGCCACCCCTATGCCGGCGAGCTGGTGTTCACCGCCTTCTCGGGCTCGCACCAGGACGCCATCAACAAGGGGCTGAAGGCGCTGACCAAGTCCAACACCGGCAAGTGGGAGGTCCCGTATCTGCCCATCGACCCGCAGGATCTGGGCCGCAGCTACGAGGCGGTGATCCGCATCAACAGCCAATCCGGCAAGGGCGGCATCGCCTATGTGCTGGAGAAGGATTACGGCCTGCAGATCCCGCGCCGCCTGCAGATCGAGTTCTCAAAGGTCGTCCAGCGCGTGGCCGACGAGACCGGCAAGGAGCTGTCGCCCGCCGACATCCACGCCGCCTTCAAGGCCGAGTATCTGGACGCCGACAGCCCGCTGGAACTGGTCGAGCATTCGACCGAGCCGCGCGGCCCGAACTCCGGCGCCCGCGTCATGAGCGTGGTGATGCGCCGCAACGGCGAGATCGTCACCACCAAGGGCAAGGGCAACGGCCCGATCGACGCCTTCCTGGACGCCCTGCGCCAGGGCTGCGGCACCGATATGCATGTCGTCGACTACCGCGAGCACGCCATCGGCTCCGGCGAGGACGCCCAGGCCTGCGCCTATGTCGAGGTGAAGGCCGGCGACAAGACCCTGTTCGGCGTGGGCATCGATGCCGACATCGTGACGGCAAGCCTGCGGGCGCTGGTGAGTGCTGCCAACCGCGCGGCGCGGTAA
- the egtB gene encoding ergothioneine biosynthesis protein EgtB — protein MPDTQVIPPPGPLADSGATVPDGDRRQALATRFQKARARTAELVATLSPEDLMVQTVPDGAPAKWHLAHTSWLFEAAVLIPFSPGYRPCDPVFLDLFAARGERFAAPPRVLSRPSAAEIMRHRDQINAAVLHLIEQVDDGLWNAVEPALVMAIAHERRHQERMLLHIKHALWSNPLRPAYEPAPDHPHLGAPPDGWVDQAGGLVEIGRLTPLPGFDHEGPRHRVWLDPYRLAARPVTCGEFLAFIEAGGYSDRSLWLSDGWETARAEGWSAPLYWERGNGGQGGDRNSGSGWRVFTLYGMQPLDPDEPVCHVSWYEADAYARWAGKRLPREAEWETVAAGCASMGNLLGTGHRHPRCGTCHGTGPWQMCGDVWEWTADAFATYPGYRRPDGPDEAVNGRLAGNRMVLRGGSCLTPFDHAGPWTRHYLRPETRLSVSGFRLAEDAA, from the coding sequence ATGCCCGACACGCAAGTTATCCCGCCCCCCGGCCCACTTGCCGACTCCGGCGCGACCGTGCCGGACGGCGACCGGCGGCAGGCTCTCGCCACCCGTTTCCAGAAGGCGCGCGCCCGCACGGCCGAACTGGTCGCCACCCTGTCGCCGGAAGACCTGATGGTTCAGACCGTGCCCGACGGCGCCCCTGCGAAATGGCACCTCGCCCACACCAGCTGGCTGTTCGAGGCGGCGGTGCTGATCCCCTTCAGCCCCGGCTACCGCCCTTGCGACCCGGTCTTCCTCGACCTGTTCGCGGCGCGCGGTGAGCGATTCGCCGCCCCGCCCCGCGTGCTGTCCCGCCCGAGTGCGGCGGAGATCATGCGTCACCGCGACCAGATCAACGCCGCGGTGCTGCATCTGATCGAGCAGGTGGACGACGGGCTGTGGAATGCCGTCGAACCGGCGCTGGTGATGGCCATCGCCCACGAACGCCGCCACCAGGAGCGCATGCTCCTGCACATCAAGCACGCCCTGTGGTCCAACCCGCTGCGCCCAGCCTATGAACCGGCGCCGGACCATCCGCATCTTGGGGCACCGCCCGATGGCTGGGTGGACCAGGCCGGCGGGCTGGTCGAGATCGGCCGCCTCACCCCGCTGCCCGGATTCGATCATGAGGGGCCGCGCCACCGCGTCTGGCTGGATCCCTATCGCTTGGCCGCCCGCCCGGTCACCTGCGGCGAGTTCCTGGCCTTCATCGAGGCCGGTGGCTACAGCGACCGCTCGCTTTGGCTGTCCGACGGGTGGGAGACCGCGCGGGCGGAGGGCTGGAGCGCACCGCTCTATTGGGAGCGCGGCAACGGCGGGCAGGGCGGTGACCGGAACAGCGGTTCCGGCTGGCGGGTCTTCACCCTCTACGGCATGCAGCCGCTCGACCCGGACGAGCCGGTCTGCCATGTCAGTTGGTACGAGGCCGACGCCTATGCCCGCTGGGCCGGCAAGCGCCTGCCGCGCGAAGCGGAATGGGAGACGGTCGCCGCCGGCTGCGCCAGCATGGGCAATCTGCTGGGCACCGGCCACCGCCACCCGCGCTGCGGCACCTGTCACGGCACCGGCCCCTGGCAGATGTGCGGCGACGTGTGGGAATGGACCGCCGACGCCTTCGCCACATATCCGGGCTACCGTCGCCCCGACGGCCCGGACGAGGCGGTCAACGGCCGACTCGCCGGCAACCGCATGGTCCTGCGCGGCGGCAGCTGCCTGACCCCCTTCGACCATGCCGGTCCCTGGACGCGACACTACCTGCGGCCGGAGACCCGCCTGTCGGTGAGCGGCTTCCGGCTGGCGGAGGATGCGGCTTAG
- a CDS encoding LrgB family protein: protein MSDDLHQIWVYLSANPLAGLTLTLVAYQCGLWLFEKLGRRPVLNPVLIAVVLIAGVLSLSGIDYRTYFDGAQFVHFLLGPATVALAIPLYNQFQEVRRSALALVVALLVGSAASALSAVALVWAFGGSAVTILSMAPKSVTSPIAMGVSEQIGGLPSLTAVFVIITGIVAASLGTWVLNLVRVKDWRARGFGMGVAAHGIGTARALQVNEVAGAFAGLGMGLNGLATALLLPTLYHLIWG, encoded by the coding sequence ATGAGCGACGATCTTCACCAGATCTGGGTCTATCTGTCGGCAAACCCGCTGGCCGGGCTGACCCTGACCCTGGTCGCCTACCAATGCGGGCTGTGGCTGTTCGAGAAGCTGGGCCGGCGCCCGGTGCTGAACCCGGTGCTGATCGCGGTCGTCCTGATCGCCGGGGTGCTGAGCCTGTCGGGCATCGATTACCGCACCTATTTCGACGGCGCGCAGTTCGTCCATTTCCTGCTGGGTCCGGCCACGGTGGCGCTGGCCATCCCGCTCTACAACCAATTCCAGGAGGTGCGCCGCTCCGCCCTGGCGCTGGTGGTGGCGCTGCTGGTGGGATCGGCGGCCTCGGCGCTGAGCGCGGTGGCGCTGGTCTGGGCCTTCGGCGGGTCGGCGGTGACGATCCTGTCGATGGCGCCCAAATCCGTCACCTCCCCCATCGCCATGGGCGTGTCGGAGCAGATCGGCGGCCTGCCGTCGCTGACCGCGGTGTTCGTCATCATCACCGGCATCGTGGCGGCCAGCCTCGGCACCTGGGTGCTGAACCTTGTGCGGGTGAAGGACTGGCGCGCCCGCGGATTCGGCATGGGGGTGGCGGCGCACGGCATCGGCACCGCCCGCGCCCTGCAGGTCAACGAGGTGGCAGGCGCCTTCGCCGGACTCGGCATGGGGTTGAACGGGCTGGCGACGGCTCTGCTGCTGCCGACGCTCTATCACCTGATCTGGGGCTGA
- a CDS encoding DNA polymerase III subunit epsilon — protein sequence MKGGVWRVAMLGLAVTAATLVFLGVEITQLAAADRTVFTRDLTVCGIGLLAVWFVFSRLTRHFGDLERLADRLSGGRNRIDLEPWAGGSGGEVGRLAAVASGLIRGGEQIVADGPLAVGPLADGPLGRGPLGGGRMDRAVRAALVLTDDPVLIIDELGRVERLNAAAARLLEVEEGADIGKALLRDDLARAIERARGGGAPVSAVLRRTEEGELSARLVDLGLNSGVMLSFPARGMANGAGLTAKRALTLRPAQPAAPLGDDEPLAALPFVALWVATAGVEPDSGPVIAVGTVRLAGTRIFPTVSLTLLIDPIDPVPEEATARHGIGTAMVAGERPFAAVWPAIQDALHNCIAVGIGVDQALAALARSAALAGVADPVLPQGLDLGVLAAALDPALAGAPPDRLAAAFGLPHRLRTGPQGEALAVAELAAALFTRLTERGVLTQGQARALVAERVEAGAAGASGQIS from the coding sequence ATGAAGGGCGGCGTTTGGCGCGTGGCGATGCTGGGGCTGGCGGTGACGGCGGCCACGCTGGTCTTTCTGGGCGTGGAGATCACGCAGTTGGCGGCGGCGGACCGGACCGTATTCACGCGCGACCTGACGGTCTGCGGAATCGGCCTGCTGGCGGTCTGGTTCGTCTTCTCCCGGCTGACCCGCCATTTCGGCGATCTGGAGCGACTGGCGGACCGACTGTCCGGCGGGCGCAACCGCATCGATCTGGAACCCTGGGCGGGCGGAAGCGGCGGCGAGGTCGGGCGTCTGGCCGCGGTGGCCTCTGGGCTGATCCGGGGCGGTGAGCAGATCGTGGCCGATGGCCCCCTCGCAGTTGGCCCTCTCGCAGATGGTCCATTGGGGCGCGGGCCGCTGGGTGGCGGACGCATGGACCGGGCGGTTCGCGCGGCTCTCGTCCTCACCGACGACCCGGTGCTGATCATCGACGAGCTGGGACGGGTGGAGCGGCTGAACGCCGCCGCCGCCCGGCTGCTGGAGGTGGAGGAAGGCGCCGACATCGGCAAGGCCCTGCTGCGCGACGATCTGGCCCGCGCCATCGAACGGGCGCGTGGCGGCGGGGCGCCCGTCTCCGCGGTGCTGCGCCGAACGGAGGAGGGCGAACTGTCCGCGAGGCTGGTCGATCTCGGCCTGAATTCCGGAGTGATGCTATCCTTTCCCGCCCGCGGCATGGCCAATGGCGCCGGGTTGACGGCCAAGCGAGCGCTCACCCTTCGGCCGGCCCAGCCCGCCGCCCCTTTGGGAGACGACGAACCGCTGGCCGCACTGCCGTTCGTCGCGCTGTGGGTGGCGACGGCGGGGGTGGAACCGGACAGCGGTCCGGTCATCGCGGTGGGCACGGTGCGGCTGGCGGGAACGCGCATCTTCCCGACCGTGTCGCTTACCCTTCTGATCGACCCCATCGATCCGGTGCCGGAGGAGGCGACCGCCCGTCACGGCATCGGTACAGCCATGGTGGCGGGCGAGCGTCCCTTCGCGGCGGTCTGGCCGGCGATCCAGGATGCGCTGCACAATTGCATCGCCGTCGGCATCGGTGTCGACCAGGCGCTTGCCGCCCTGGCGCGGTCCGCCGCGCTGGCGGGCGTCGCTGACCCCGTCCTGCCGCAGGGCCTGGACCTCGGCGTGCTGGCGGCGGCGCTGGACCCGGCACTGGCCGGCGCGCCCCCCGACCGGCTCGCCGCCGCCTTCGGCCTGCCCCATCGCCTGCGCACCGGCCCCCAGGGGGAGGCGCTGGCCGTGGCCGAACTGGCTGCCGCGCTGTTCACCCGTCTGACCGAACGTGGCGTCCTGACCCAGGGGCAGGCGCGGGCACTGGTGGCTGAGCGTGTGGAGGCCGGCGCGGCGGGGGCGTCCGGCCAAATCTCCTAA
- the rpmG gene encoding 50S ribosomal protein L33: protein MAKQNTVLIKLVSTADTGFFYVKKKNPKKTTEKLSFRKYDPVARKHVEFKEAKIK from the coding sequence ATGGCCAAGCAGAACACCGTCCTCATCAAGCTGGTGAGCACGGCTGACACCGGTTTCTTCTACGTGAAGAAGAAGAACCCCAAGAAGACCACCGAGAAGCTGTCGTTCCGCAAGTACGACCCGGTGGCGCGCAAGCACGTCGAGTTCAAGGAAGCCAAGATCAAGTAA
- a CDS encoding CidA/LrgA family protein, with product MLGTLTLLLLCQLAGELAARLLHLPVPGPVLGMLLLFAGLLLRGGVPAAVQETAGGLLRHLSLLFVPAGVGVMVHVTRLETEALPIVIALFGSTLFGIAVTAKLMAFLLSRTDPRLEEDPAAGNSAEGDRA from the coding sequence ATGCTCGGAACCCTGACGCTTCTCCTGCTTTGCCAACTGGCGGGCGAACTGGCCGCCCGCCTGCTGCACCTGCCGGTCCCCGGACCGGTGCTGGGCATGCTGCTGCTGTTCGCCGGACTTCTGTTGCGCGGCGGCGTTCCGGCGGCGGTGCAGGAAACGGCCGGCGGGCTGTTGCGGCACCTGTCCCTGCTGTTCGTGCCGGCCGGCGTCGGCGTGATGGTCCATGTCACCCGCCTGGAGACGGAGGCGCTGCCCATCGTCATCGCGCTGTTCGGCAGCACGCTGTTCGGCATCGCCGTGACGGCGAAGCTGATGGCCTTCCTGCTGAGTCGCACCGATCCGCGGTTGGAGGAAGACCCGGCGGCCGGGAATTCGGCGGAAGGGGACCGGGCATGA
- the rfaD gene encoding ADP-glyceromanno-heptose 6-epimerase, which translates to MIVVTGGAGFIGSNLVAALAARGITDVAVVDRFRDGEKWQNLAKREVATLVPPEQTLAFLDQHAAEIDTVFHLGAISATTERDVDKIVANNVALTLDLWRWCSWRGCRLIYASSAATYGDGSAGFDDDGSCDGLARLRPLNAYGWSKHLVDRRIARAVATGDLVPPQWAGLKFFNVYGPNEAHKGDMMSVVAKLHPQLTAGNPARLFKSHKDGFEDGGQLRDFIHVDDCIAVMLWLYDHPEVSGLFNVGTGKARSFKDLALATFSALGLPPRIEYFDMPEHLRGKYQYFTQATTDRLRAAGFDQPFTELEEGVRRYVQEFLSQPDPYR; encoded by the coding sequence ATGATCGTGGTCACCGGCGGGGCCGGCTTCATCGGGTCCAACCTTGTCGCGGCATTGGCCGCGCGCGGCATCACCGACGTGGCGGTCGTCGACCGCTTCCGCGACGGCGAGAAGTGGCAGAACCTTGCCAAGCGCGAGGTCGCGACCCTGGTTCCGCCGGAACAGACGCTGGCCTTCCTCGACCAGCATGCGGCGGAAATCGACACCGTCTTCCATCTCGGCGCCATCTCCGCCACCACCGAGCGGGACGTCGACAAGATCGTCGCCAACAACGTGGCGCTGACGTTGGACCTGTGGCGCTGGTGTTCCTGGCGCGGTTGCCGGCTGATCTACGCCTCCTCCGCCGCCACCTATGGCGACGGCTCCGCCGGATTCGACGATGACGGATCCTGCGACGGGCTGGCGCGGCTGCGGCCGCTCAACGCCTATGGCTGGTCCAAGCATCTGGTCGACCGTCGCATCGCCCGCGCCGTCGCCACCGGCGACCTCGTGCCGCCGCAATGGGCCGGGCTGAAGTTCTTCAACGTCTACGGCCCCAACGAGGCGCACAAGGGCGACATGATGAGCGTGGTCGCCAAGCTGCATCCGCAGCTGACGGCCGGCAATCCGGCACGCCTGTTCAAGTCGCACAAGGACGGCTTCGAAGATGGCGGCCAGCTGCGCGACTTCATCCACGTCGACGATTGCATCGCGGTGATGCTGTGGCTGTACGACCATCCGGAGGTCAGCGGCCTGTTCAACGTCGGCACCGGCAAGGCGCGCAGCTTCAAGGATCTGGCGCTGGCGACCTTCTCGGCCCTGGGGCTGCCCCCCCGGATTGAGTACTTCGACATGCCCGAGCATCTGCGCGGCAAATACCAATATTTCACGCAGGCGACGACGGATCGCCTGCGCGCCGCCGGGTTCGACCAGCCCTTCACCGAGCTGGAAGAGGGTGTCCGGCGCTATGTGCAGGAATTCCTGTCGCAGCCCGACCCGTATCGCTGA
- the rnr gene encoding ribonuclease R, which translates to MTDSHFPGKDAILAFIRSSTTPVGKREIARAFKLSGSADREMLKDLLRELEADGAVERGRNKRMAPPQSLPAVAVLLITGVDADGELSARPLTWTGEGNPPRIFLLPEKKSRGEGKPLAVGDTLLAKLARINDRLYEARVIRRIDGEREGRILGVYRPSADGGRILPTDRRHKTEFLVLPPNRGDAEAGDLVFADILPAGRAGQPQARVVERLGSTDEPRAFSLIAIHAHGIPTVFPHAALREAELAAVPALMQREDLRDIPLVTIDGADARDFDDAVWAEADSDPENPEGWHLIVAIADVSYYVRPGSALDRAAYERGNSVYFPDRVVPMLPEALSNGLCSLRPGEDRACLAFHLWIDRNGVLIRHRLVRGLMRSAARLTYEQVQSCHDGLPDDVTAPLAESVIAPLFGAYARLAAARAKRGTLELDLPERRVRIDERGRVAEIAVRERHDSHRLIEEFMIAANVAAAEVLERRTMPGLYRIHDRPSMDKMEALRGFLADIGHPLGKSADLTPSHFTRILRKVAGTSHAPLVSEVILRAQAQAAYSPDNIGHFGLALHRYAHFTSPIRRYADLIVHRALIRTLGLGVGGLDDETLGRLAEIGEHLSGTERRAAAAERDAVDRYTAAFLADRIGERFSGRIAGVSRFGLFVRLDESGADGLIPASTLPDDRYDHDEAAHALVGQRTGRTYRLSSPVKVVLTEADPVSGSMLFRLADSD; encoded by the coding sequence GTGACCGACAGCCATTTCCCCGGCAAGGATGCCATTCTCGCCTTCATCCGGTCCAGCACCACCCCCGTCGGCAAGCGCGAGATCGCCCGCGCCTTCAAGCTGTCCGGATCGGCGGACCGCGAGATGCTGAAGGATCTCCTGCGCGAGTTGGAGGCCGATGGCGCGGTGGAGCGGGGCCGCAACAAGCGCATGGCCCCGCCGCAGTCGCTGCCGGCCGTCGCCGTGCTGCTGATCACCGGCGTCGATGCGGACGGCGAGTTGTCGGCCCGCCCGCTGACCTGGACCGGCGAGGGCAACCCGCCGCGCATCTTCCTGCTGCCGGAAAAGAAATCGCGGGGCGAGGGAAAGCCGCTGGCGGTGGGCGACACGTTGCTGGCGAAGCTCGCCCGCATCAACGACCGCCTCTATGAGGCCCGCGTCATCCGCCGCATCGACGGAGAGCGCGAGGGCCGTATCCTCGGCGTCTACCGGCCGAGCGCCGATGGCGGGCGCATCCTGCCGACCGACCGCCGCCACAAGACCGAGTTCCTGGTGCTGCCGCCCAACCGCGGCGACGCCGAGGCCGGCGACCTCGTCTTCGCCGACATCCTGCCGGCCGGGCGCGCCGGCCAGCCGCAGGCCCGCGTGGTTGAACGGCTGGGCTCCACCGACGAACCGCGCGCCTTCAGCCTGATCGCCATCCACGCCCACGGCATCCCCACCGTGTTCCCGCACGCGGCTCTGCGCGAGGCGGAATTGGCGGCGGTGCCGGCGCTGATGCAGCGGGAGGATCTGCGCGACATCCCGCTGGTGACCATCGACGGTGCCGACGCCCGCGACTTCGACGATGCGGTGTGGGCGGAGGCGGACAGCGACCCGGAGAATCCGGAAGGCTGGCACCTGATCGTCGCCATCGCCGACGTGTCCTACTACGTACGCCCCGGATCGGCGCTCGACCGGGCGGCGTACGAGCGCGGCAACTCGGTGTACTTCCCCGACCGCGTCGTGCCGATGCTGCCGGAAGCGCTGTCGAACGGGCTGTGCTCGCTGCGGCCGGGGGAGGACCGCGCCTGTCTGGCCTTCCACCTGTGGATCGACCGCAACGGTGTGCTGATTCGGCACCGGCTGGTCCGCGGACTCATGCGGTCGGCGGCGCGGCTGACCTATGAACAGGTGCAGAGTTGCCACGATGGCCTGCCGGACGACGTGACGGCGCCGCTGGCCGAAAGCGTGATCGCCCCGCTGTTCGGCGCCTACGCCCGGCTCGCCGCCGCCCGTGCCAAGCGCGGCACGCTGGAACTCGACCTGCCGGAACGCCGCGTCCGCATCGACGAGCGCGGGCGGGTCGCGGAGATCGCGGTGCGCGAGCGCCACGACAGCCACCGGCTGATCGAGGAGTTCATGATCGCCGCCAACGTCGCGGCGGCGGAAGTGCTGGAACGGCGCACCATGCCCGGCCTCTACCGCATCCACGACCGCCCCTCCATGGACAAGATGGAGGCGCTGCGCGGCTTCCTCGCCGACATCGGCCATCCGCTGGGCAAGAGCGCCGATCTCACGCCCAGCCACTTCACCCGCATCCTGCGCAAGGTGGCGGGCACGTCGCACGCGCCGCTGGTCAGCGAGGTGATCCTGCGCGCCCAGGCGCAGGCCGCCTACAGCCCGGACAACATCGGCCATTTCGGGCTGGCGCTGCACCGCTACGCCCATTTCACCTCGCCGATCCGCCGCTATGCCGACCTGATCGTCCACCGGGCGCTGATCCGCACGCTGGGGCTGGGCGTCGGCGGGCTGGACGACGAGACGCTGGGCCGGCTGGCGGAGATCGGGGAGCATCTGTCGGGAACCGAACGCCGCGCCGCCGCAGCGGAGCGCGACGCGGTCGACCGCTACACCGCGGCGTTCCTGGCCGACCGGATCGGGGAGCGCTTCAGCGGCCGCATCGCCGGCGTCAGCCGCTTCGGACTGTTCGTGCGGCTGGACGAGAGCGGCGCCGACGGGCTGATCCCCGCCAGCACCCTGCCCGACGACAGGTACGACCATGACGAGGCGGCGCACGCCCTGGTCGGGCAGCGTACGGGCCGGACGTACCGTCTCAGCAGCCCGGTCAAGGTGGTCCTGACGGAGGCCGATCCGGTCAGCGGCAGCATGCTCTTCCGGCTGGCCGACTCCGACTGA